Part of the Candidatus Binataceae bacterium genome, GACGAGTCTATATCGGCGACACTCCCGTCGAAATCGATCGCACCGGTCCCCGCGTTGAAGGCGCTACCGGCACGGCCGTGCTTGCGCTGCGCCCGCATCTTATCGAGATAATTCCGCGGCCGAATGGCAGGCCCAGCTTCCCCGCGATCGTTACCTCGATCAACCCGGCGGGACCCCAGGTTAAAGTCGAGCTGGTCGCCGAATGGGGCGACTCCGTGCAGGTCGATGTCGGGCACGAGCGTTTCGAAGAACTGGCGCTATCACCGGGTGCGCGCGTCTTTCTGCGACCCAAGCAGGAAAAGTTGTTCGTCTATCAAATCTGACTAACCGGTTCAGCCGGAAACGAGGGCGAAGTGAGTAATGCTCACTTCGCCCCGGAAGCTAATTAGTCGTTACCGAACTTCAGCGGAACCGTGCAGCGGATGAAGGCTCGCGTGTCCTCGCCGGTGTAGCCCGACTGATAGACGTCGTGGGTCATGTAGAAGTCGAACTTGGCCGGGCCCATGTTGTAACCGACCATCACGCCCATCGCGATCTGGCTCTGTTCCGTGTATGCGGTGCTGATGCTGCTCAGGTCCGCCGAGCCGTACGCAACCGGTCCGATCGACCACTTCCCGATCGTCTTCACGGCAGTGAGATCGTAGTTGAGATAATTCGGCATGACCTGCTGATCGGTCTTCACATCTTTGCCGACGAGGCCGTAAATCATGTGCGAAGTGAGATCCCATCCGTCGATGAAATAGGTCATCGCCGCGCGCTCGTTGAATACCCACGCGTTGGTGGCGAGGCCGCCCGCGTTCATCGGTGCGTAGCCGCCGACGAAGTCGCTGAAGTTGAGTCCGTGTCCGAGATCCCAAGCTTCACCGACCAGCAGCGCGTCGTTATATGCGCCCGACGACGACTGACCTCCGACGCTGAGCATGTCTTCCGGAAATGCGGCGTAGGCCTCGATTCGTCCGCCGAACGCTGTCCAAGGCGTCGATACGGCGAGAACCGGAATGTTAACTGCCGCATCGATGTCCGGCTGACCCGAGCGATGAATGTAACTGGCAGTGTCCAGGAAGTAGAAGCCGACCGGCAGCGGCGCACCGAGTGCGAGACCCAGAGTTTCGCCGGCCTCGGTAACCGAACTCGCCATCGCGGTTCCATTGACTGCACTTATCATCAGCAAACCCGCGGCAGCGGATGTCAAAATCGAACCAAGCTTCTTCACTTTGCCTCCCCTTTTGGACTCAGTCTTGAGACACACGGTCGATGTCTCTGTCCGCGTGCGGGTCGCCGTGTATCGAAGATGCGACACGGTGAGCCGCCGCGCGGTGTTGGACTGAATAGAGAGCAAGACGTTGGCCAACGGGACGGGGCGCGCTTGCCTCGAATCTCGC contains:
- a CDS encoding transporter, encoding MASSVTEAGETLGLALGAPLPVGFYFLDTASYIHRSGQPDIDAAVNIPVLAVSTPWTAFGGRIEAYAAFPEDMLSVGGQSSSGAYNDALLVGEAWDLGHGLNFSDFVGGYAPMNAGGLATNAWVFNERAAMTYFIDGWDLTSHMIYGLVGKDVKTDQQVMPNYLNYDLTAVKTIGKWSIGPVAYGSADLSSISTAYTEQSQIAMGVMVGYNMGPAKFDFYMTHDVYQSGYTGEDTRAFIRCTVPLKFGND